GTACACCGCCGCCATGACGTCGTCCGAATCCCAGCGCCAGTATTCTTCCCACTCCAGTTTACCGCGAATGAGCGCGCCGTGTTCCTGAAGCGCAAAATACTTGTAAACGCGGTGCAGGTCTTCGCACTCGATGTCCACGCGCTCTATCTGCCCGTCTACGGGGTGACGCTTGGGCAACTGGGTGTCCTTGATGGCAAAGGTCATCTTGTCCGAGACAATTTCCCAGCCGTGCTTGCGGTACAAAGGGATGGAATAGGGGCAGAGGTAGGAAACAATCTGCTGCTGCGAGCGCATGTATTCAAGGCTTTTGCCAATGAGCGAGTGGATCAGCCCACGGCCCGTGTATTCGGGATAGGTGGCCACACCTGTGATGCCGCCCATTTTGCAGATTTCGCCCTGGATATTCACTTCCATAGGGTAGATGACGATCTGCGAGGCAAGGTGCCCCTTATAGAACCAGCCCATGACGTGCGATGCCTCAAATATGGGCATTTTGGACTGCTTCATCTCCATGTCAGACCAGCCGATGCGGGCCATTTCAGATGTGCTGACCTGAAAGGCGTAGCGCAGCAGGGCCTCAAACTCCTCAAAATCGTCTTCGCCAAGCTGGCGTAGTTCAAAGGCTTCCGTGCCTACGTCCTTGCCTGAAGGGGCTTCTCTGTGTGGGGCGGCAGTGCCCTGCGCGGCTGACCCGCGCTCGGGTCGGGCAACAGGAACAAGCGGCGCGCCATCGTGTTCGTCAGGGGGCACCCCTGCACCACGAAAAGGATGCGGCTCCAGCCGTGGCCCCTCAAGAGGGGGAAGATGTTGCTGTTTATGAAGAATACGCATGCAATGCCTTCCAGATAAGTGTGAAAAACCGCTGTACATCGGGTGACCCGATTGCGCAAGCGGTTTGACCTGGCCGCCGCAAACGGGCGATGGAGGGGGAACGGTCAGATATGGAGGCCAGCGGAGTTGCGGCGGTCTTTCAAGTCTTCAAGCACTGCCGAGCTGACGCGCAAGCCCCCGTAGCCTTGCCCCAGCCGGATCGTGGGCTTGTTTGATCCGTGATAGTCCGATCC
The Desulfovibrio sp. genome window above contains:
- a CDS encoding GNAT family N-acetyltransferase, yielding MRILHKQQHLPPLEGPRLEPHPFRGAGVPPDEHDGAPLVPVARPERGSAAQGTAAPHREAPSGKDVGTEAFELRQLGEDDFEEFEALLRYAFQVSTSEMARIGWSDMEMKQSKMPIFEASHVMGWFYKGHLASQIVIYPMEVNIQGEICKMGGITGVATYPEYTGRGLIHSLIGKSLEYMRSQQQIVSYLCPYSIPLYRKHGWEIVSDKMTFAIKDTQLPKRHPVDGQIERVDIECEDLHRVYKYFALQEHGALIRGKLEWEEYWRWDSDDVMAAVYYSADGKPLGYVIYYIENEVFSIKEMVYLNQEAKYGIWNYISAHFSMITKVEGANYTGEPIAFQFEDSEIDESIQPYAMARIVDVQRFIELYSFQFEDPKLTLELEVSDVMAPWNNGIFHVSWRDGRTFCEKVNTWSTGHRLSLDIKTLTTMLMGYKRPTYLYNNDRIDMDYHLLKTLETLIPPDKPYFSDYF